In Muribaculum gordoncarteri, the genomic window CTTTTTCGTATTCAAGGTCCGATATTTCGCCTTTTGTGTTTCTTACCCGGTGTTCAATGTCGCGTGTCTGCTTTTGCAGTTGATATACACTGCTTTCCATCTCATCGTAGAGGGGGAAGAAACTCTCCTGTTGCTCCTTGGTGAGCTTCAGCTCCTTTGTTAGGAAGTCGTGCTTGTATTGACGCAGTTCCTTGAACCACTCCTTACGCTCGACAGGACGCTGGCGTCTTTCGCCGGGCTGCTGGGCGTAGCTTGAAAACGATACAAAAAGCGCTAATATTAATGAGATCAGCGTTAGACGTTTCATATAACTCGATTATTGGTTTTATTTTAAGTTCTCGAGGGTTACACCTTCGTTGTACATCTCTTCCATGAGGTCATACTCGTCGACATTATCGATGCTGTAGTAGTCGTAGAAGTGATCACTGCTTAGAACGCTTGCCATTACAGGATTGTTTTCAATCGACATATCTGCGGTGCGGCTGCCTATGTCGTTAAACACCTTCATCATGCACCATATTCCGGCAAACATGGCTGCAAGATATACATAGGGACGGCAACGCTGCCACCAAGTGCGTGGCAGAATCTTCTTGTCGGTTGATTCAAACTCTTTTTCAGGCAGCTGCTGCATCATTTGCCGAGCAAAGTTGGCAAAATAGTCATCAGGGACGGTCATTCCCGACCGCCTGTCGACTTGCTTGAGTATGTCATTGTCCGGTTTCATACCTGAGTTCTTTTAAGTTATTTTAATGGTTAGACTTAGGCTGTGTCAATAGGTTTAATCATTATCGGCAAAATATTGCTCAATTTTTTTTGCAGCGAGATGATAGGATGCTTTCAGGGCACCTACCGAGGTACCTAAAATCTCCGACATCTGCTCATATTTCATTTCATCGTAGTAGCGCATATTGAACACCAGCCTTTGCTTTTCGGGCAGTGAGGCGATTGCCTTGCGCAGTTTCAGCGCGAGCTGGTCGCCGTCGATGTAGGTGTCGGCTTCTATGAGGTTGACAAGGTGCGACTCCTCGTCGTCGATTGAAATGTTCATCCGTTTACGCTCCTTGGCAAGGAATGTTATGCTCTCGTTGATTGCAATCTTGTAGAGCCATGTCGACAACTTGGCTTCGCCCCTGAAGTTTTCGATTGAACTCCATGCTTTCATGAATGTGTTCTGCAGCAAATCATTGGCATCGTCATGGTCCTCGACCATGCGTCGAATCTGCCAATACAGCGGTTCACTGTACCGGGCAATCACCTTGCCGAAAGCGGTTCGGCAAGTAGAGCTGTCGCGAAGACGCTTCACGAGTTCAGGATCATCGATTGGTGTATCTTTGCTCATTCGGGGAAGAGTAATTGCTTATTGAGTGTCAAAAGTACATAAACTTTTTATAACTTCAACCCCCGATAAGCTTAAATTGTTATAAAAAGAAAAATTTTATGGATACGGTATTGACCACGCAAAATATTTTGACGGCCTTGCTGCTCACTCTCGTGGCCGGACTTTCGACCGGTATAGGCAGCCTCATGGCATTTTTCACAAAGACCTCCAACACCAAATTCCTGTCGGGCGCATTGGGCCTTTCGGCGGGTGTGATGGTCTATGTTTCATTCATGGAGCTGATGCCCGAGTCGCTTGAGGCCATGACCGATGTCTACGGCGACAAGCCCGGCACAATCTACATGCTGCTGTCGTTTTTCGGGGGCATGGGACTTATAGCGTTGATTGACTTCCTGATTCCCGAGGATGAGAACCCTCACGAGCTTCATAATGTAAACACCGGCGGCAACCGGTTGAAACGCACTGGTATAATGCTTGCGCTCGCGATAGGAGTGCACAATTTCCCCGAAGGAATCGCCACATTCGTGTCGGGACTTGAGGGGCTCGACATCGCGCTGCCCATCGTCATAGCTATAGCCATCCATAATATCCCCGAGGGAATTGCCGTGTCGGTGCCTATATATCACGCTACGGGGAGCCGTCGCAAGGCTTTGCTCTACTCGTTTCTCTCGGGACTTGCCGAGCCTGTAGGTGCTGTTTTCGCGTTGATATTCCTGATGCCTATATGGACTCCGCTTGTCAACTCGGTGTGCCTTGCCGCCGTGTCGGGCATCATGGTGTTTATCGCCTTTGACGAGCTGCTGCCCAGTGCCGAGGAGTATGGACACCATCATTATGCCATATCGGGTGTGATACTGGGCATGCTCGTAATGGGGTTCGGACTATTGCTGTTTTGAACCCGAGCCTGAGGCGGGTTGTGACGGAGCCGACGGCTGTGACTGCAGTTTCGGTTCCACCGGCCAATTCTCGGGGCCGACGGGCGATGATGCGTCCCTGTTGAAGAAGGGGTAGGGCATTCCGAACACTCTCTCGACTTTTCCGCCGGGGCTGAGGAAGCCGTCGATGACGGTGTCGCGGCCCGAAGGCTGCTCGAAGCAGTAGAGTCTGAATCGTGACAGCATGGCTGCGAGGTGCTCGAATATGGTGTCCTGCATGGCTTCGTAGGGCAACCATGCCGAAGTGCTTGTGAAACAGTAGATCTGGAACGGGATGCCGCCTCCTGTCTGCTGAAGTGTCGACACGAAGCAGGTGCTGTTGCTATCGACAAACTTGTTGTTGTCGAGCCACATTTTCATGTAGGCGCGGAACAAGCCGAGGTTGGTGTCGATTGTTCCGTCGGGAAGTCCCTCGGAGTTGTTCACATCCTCCACCTTTCCGGCAGCCTTCTGGGCGAGTTTGCGCGTTATGAAGTCGTCCATGAAGGGTATCTTGCGGAATTCGTCGAGCATTTCGGGAGTCAGCGGCAGCACGCTGTCGGCGTCGATCATGTAGGACCGCTGTATGCGTCGTGTGTTGCTCACCTGCATGCTGCGGTAGTTGGTGAAGCTTCCGCTGATGAGGCTGTAGGGCGGCAGCATGGTCGTGGTCTTGTCCCAGTTTTCCACCTTTACCGAGGTCAGCGTCACTTCGGTCACGGTTCCGTTGGCGTCGGTGCCGTTTACTTTTATCCAGTCGCCCACATGAAGGCTGTCGTTTTCCGAAAGCTGCACGCCGGCCACAAGACCGAGTATGCTGTCCTTGAAAATCAACATCAGCACGGCTGCAAATGCGCCGAGGCCGGCAAGCAGTGAGGCGGGCGACTTGTCGACGAGCACGGCCACCGCTATAATTACAGCCACTATGCAGATGATTCCGCGCACGAGCTGTACGAGACCTCGCAATGGCAGATGCCTTTTGTTGCGACTCGCATTGAAGTGTGCCCATATCGCACCCACAAGTGCCGACAAGGCTATCGCCGTTACGTATATTACATATAATAATGTAAGTTTTGTGAGTAAGTTGGCGAGTGTGGAGCGTGTGTATACAAGAGTGAACTGAATCAGAATCAAAAATACTATCGCCGGAATCATGCGACAAAGCTTCAGGAAGAAGTTCTCCTGTCGCAGATATTTATAGAGATCGCTTTGAGTGTGGTTCCCGAAATGCCTTACTGCTCCTATTATTATCCATTTTGCGATGTAGCCTACGATAAAGGCGATTGCAAACACGACAATGGCATAGGCCCATGTTACGGCTGAAGTGCTGTGTTGAAGTCCCAGGGGGCTGAGAATCCAGTCGGATATTTTCATTGCCAGTGATGCAATGAAGTGGCTTCCATTGGTGTCGATGTTCAGTGCATTGAGAGTGCTCTCCGATATGCTTTGCGTGGTCGATGGCTCGGTGTTGGCTAAAAGATACGACATTATGTAATTTTTGGGTTAAAATGTGTTGATATTGTTTATCTAATAGACAATCGACAAGTGGAAATTGTTCTATGTCCGGAATTATGCCTGCGCTGCAACTCACTATAAATAGTGATTGCAGATGACGAAAATATGAACTAATTTTGCACCGTGAGAATAAAGGGTTGTACATCATCAATGTTTTTCTTTGTCACGCTGCTTGCCGGCGTGAGCGCATTGTCGGCTTCGGCGCATAACGTTGCGGTTGAGGAGCCCGACACCATATTGTCGCTTGACGAGGTATCGGTTACGGCCATAAAGCAGTCGGCCGATATGCGTCGTCTGCCCGTGGCCTCGACTGTCGTGGGCGCCTCAGAGGTCGAGCGGCTAAATATTGTGACGATGAAGGATGTGAGCGAGGTAGCGCCGAATTTCTATATTCCCGACTACGGCTCGCGCATGACATCGTCGATATATGTGCGTGGCATAGGTGCGCGCATCGATCAGCCCGTGGTGGGATTGAATGTCGATAATGTGCCGTTCATGAACAAGGACAACTATGACTTCGACCTTGTCGATATAGAGCGCATCGAAATTCTGAGAGGACCACAGAGTACGCTTTACGGACGAAATACCATGGGCGGACTCATTAATATATATACATTGTCGCCGATGCGATATCAGGGATTGCGTGTGATGGGTGAATACGGATCCTACAACAGCGTGAAGGCTGCGGTGTCATATTATACAAAGTTAAACTCCCGCCTCGGAATGTCATGGGCCGGATACTTCACCCACACCGACGGGCATTTCACCAACATGAACAATGGCAAAAAGTGTGACCACGAAAATCAGGGCAGTCTGCGATGGAAAACAGTGTGGAACCCGATGGCCAACCTGAGCGTGGAGAACACTCTCGGAGTACAGATTTCGCGACAGGGAGGATACCCCTACGAGTTTGTCGAAACCGGCGAGATAAACTATAACGACACCTGCTTCTACAAGCGCACGGGAATAACCGACGGACTCACTGCGCGTTGGACGCTTGACAACGTGGTGCTGTCGAGCATCACCAGTTTCCAGTATATCGACGACAACATGACCCTTGACCAGGATTTCCTTCCCGACTCCTACTTCACGTTGACTCAGAAGCGCAAGGAGTGGGCGTTGACGCAGGACTTCATAGGCCGTGGTGCAATAGGCGACTACAGTTGGCTCGGAGGCTTGTTTGCCTTTTACAAGCACACCGACATGAATGCTCCCGTTACATTCCGTGAAACAGGTATAAAGGAGCTTATCGTGGACCATCGTAACGATGCCAATCCTTACTATCCGATTCAGTGGAATGAAGACTCGTTTGTTCTCGGCAGCGACTTCCTGAACAGTGTCTACGGAGTGGCATTGTACCATCAGAGCGCCTATGTCCTCGGGGCGTGGAATGTAGCATTGGGAATGCGCCTCGACCTTGAACACAACCGGTTGCGTTACAACAGTCGATGCAATACGAGCTACACAATATATGACATAACCAAGGATGAACCCGAGGTGTATCGCGTCGATCCCGTAAACATCGATGACGGCGGTAGGCTTTCCAAGACTTTCCTCCAATTTCTGCCTAAGCTGACGCTAACCTATAATTTTGATGCCGGAAACATATATGGCTCGGTGGCTCGGGGATACAAGGCCGGAGGATTCAACACCCAGATGTTCAGCGATGTGCTTCAGCAGCGCATAATGGGGCTGATGGGACTGAGCGAGAAATATGATGTGAACGAGATTATATCCTACAAGCCCGAAACGAGCTGGAACTACGAGATAGGCGCTCACTTCTCGTCGACCGACCGACGGTTTACGGCCGACATGGCGCTCTTCTACATCGACTGTCGCGACCAGCAGCTCACGGTGTTTCCCGACGGAGTGACTACGGGCCGAATCATGACCAATGCTGGCCGCACCCGTAGCTTCGGAGCCGAGCTGTCGATGAGCTTCCGTCCGGCCGACCGATGGTTGCTAAATGCAAGTTACGGATACACAAATGCCAAATTCAGTAAATTTAACAATGGCATAGCCGATTACTCGGGCAACTATATACCCTACGCTCCGCACAACACCGTGTTTGCCGGAGTCAACTACACACAGCCGGTTAAGTCGAAGCTGCTCGATGCTATTGCGCTGAATGTCAACGCGCGAGGCGTGGGTGAAATCGTGTGGGACGAAGCCAACAAAGTGCGCCAGCCCTTCTACGCGCTGCTCGGAGCATCGGTGCGATTTGAAAAAAATGATTTTTCACTTACTTTTTGGGGTGAAAACATCACCGGTACACAATATGACACGTTTTATTTCGTTTCTATAGGGAACACATTCCTGCAGAGGGGTAAACCGCGACATATAGGAGCCACCCTCCGATTACAATTCTAAAATAAATTAAACCTAATATTAACGACAACAATGAACAAAACAAAAACGATTTTAATGTCGGCTCTCGTAGCCGTTGCAATGACAGCCTGTGACACAGACAGCAAAAACGAAAGAACATTCTCATTCCCGATGGCTAACTATGCCGCTCAAGCAGGAGGTGAAGCAGCTTTCTCAAACAGCGCTACAACTACCCGCATTGACTATGAGAACAGCCTTGGAGAAATCAATTATCCTACAATAAGCCTTCCCAACATGTCGTCGGGCAGCATGAAGATAAGCGGCCTTAAGCTTTCGTCACTCCCCAAGGGCGAGGGCCTTCAGCTTTCGGGCACCGGCGTGACTCCTGTAGTAAACGGAGCTACTTCACTCGGCTCGGCCAACGTAACCGCTTACTTCAAGGGTTATAACGGATATTATATGATTGACTTTGCCGACGGAACTTCGGTGACCAGCTTCTCTATCCCCTTGAATTACTTCAGTACAACCACCGTTACTTCGGCTGATCAAAATCCTTATACTACAAATACTGCCGACAAGAACCGCTATTCGGTTATAATCAATGCCGAGAAGAAGACTGCCAACATCGACATCCTCGCTGCAAGTTTTGCTGAAAAGATGCCCTCGATGAGCTTGCGATTCAAGGATGTAAAGGTGTTTATGAACAAGAACTCGGTGACTCTTGAAGCCGACGAACTCATCCCCGTAACCTACAATTCAAGCAATCTTGAGGATCCCCAGCCCAAGTACAAGATTACCAATCTTAAAGCTCACGGCACACCCGAGCATGGCATGTCGCTCACCTTTGAGTGCGCAGGAACATTCCATGTAACGGCTGCCCTCGTTGATGTGTACACCAACAATCAGCAGTAATCGCTAAGAAAAAGTAACTGATAAAATAGAGTTACCATCCCTAAAGAAAGTCCGTCGGCTTCCGTCAAAGGTTGCCGTCGGACTTCTTTTATTGTGTCATATAGGGAGATAATTGAGGCTTTTTGGTGAAAATAAAGACAATCGCTGAGGCGTGCTATTCAAAAAAGTTTTATTATATTTGCATGAGATTTTTGGCAGAATTTAATAAAATGTTAACCTTGAATATTTATTTTGCTGAGAATCAATTTGTTTAATGCAGTTAAGCTACCATTGATGCAGTGCTCTATTTCAAATATTATTTTGGCTCCGGCTTCTCGCATTGGCGGGAAACAGGTGAACCGTGCATGCGTCGGGGAAGAAATATATGTCCGGGTCGCTGTCGGAAACTGTTCCGAAGTGGCCTTTTTTGTTTGAGGAAATTAGATTAACAATATGGTATCAGTAATTTTTGGTATTCAGAATTCGACTCTTGCCGTAGTTGCCGCCCTCACCGGTGTGGCACTTGTGGCATTGGCATTGGTGACTGCCGGATTAATATCGCCGAAGTCCTACAATGCACAGAAAGGTGAAGCGTATGAGTGCGGTATCCCCACACGAGGTGTGAGCATGGCCCAGTTCAAGGTCGGCTACTATCTCTATGCAATCCTGTTTCTTATGTTTGATGTGGAAACGGTGTTTCTGTATCTCTGGGCAGTGCGTATGCGCGAGCTCGGTGTTGAAGGATTGCTTTGTATCGCCTTGTTTTTTGGAATTTTAGTGCTGGGCCTCGTTTATGCCTGGCGGAAAGGAGCATTGGAATGGAAGTAACTACAAAAGGCATGCCCTATTCCGAATGGAAGGACAATGAATATATCGAAAAACTCGTCAAGGAGCTCAAGGACAACGGTACCAACGTTGTTGTAGGCACGCTTGACAACATAATCAACTGGGGGCGTTCCAATTCTATCTGGCCGCTCACTTTCGCCACCAGTTGTTGCGGTATCGAGTTTATCGCACTTGGAGCGGCGCGTTATGACATGGCGCGCTTTGGCTGGGAAGTGGCACGTGCCTCACCACGTCAGGCCGACTTCATGATGGTAGCCGGAACGATCGTTCACCGCATGGCTCCGGTGGTGCGTCGTCTTTACGATCAGCTCGCCGAGCCCAAGTATGTGATTGCCTGCGGTGGATGCGCAATATCGGGCGGTCCGTTCAAGAACTCCTATCACGTAGTGAAGGGTGTCGAGGAGATAATCCCCGTCGATGTCTACGTGCCCGGATGTCCGCCTCGTCCCGAAGCAATGATTTACGGTATAATGCAGCTCTCACGCAAAATTAAGGTAGAGAAGTTCTTCGGTGGAGTGAACCGTCAGGAAAAGCAACGCGATTTCCTTGAAAGCCATCCCATCGACGATGCGCAGTAACAGAGTGACTATAAACGAATTTTAAGAATAATACCCAATATTATCACAATTATGGCAAACATTCAGGAAAAAATAGCCAAACTGTTCCCCGAAGCAACATTTGAGGAGGGCGAATGTCTGTTGGTGAATATTCCCGATGCCAAATGGCATGCTCTTGCTAAGACTTTGAAGGAGGATTCCGAGCTTAGCTACGACTATCTTGTGGCTATAGTAGGTGTCGACTGGACCGAAACACTCGGTTGCATGTACTACCTCACTTCAACCAAATACAACACCCACATATCGGTGCGCGTGTCAACTGCCGACCGTGAGAAGCCCATGCTTCACAGCATAACCGACCTTTGGGCCGTGGCCAATCTCTATGAGCGTGAAGTTTATGATTACTTCGGCATAATCTTCATCAATCACCCCGATATGCGCCGACTGTTCCTGCGCAATGACTGGGTAGGTTACCCCTTGCGCAAGGACTACGATGCGAGTCCCGAGGTGAATCCCGTGCGTCTTGACCATGAAGAGGTCGAGGATACTTCGGTTACCTACGTTGAGGAAGCCGACGGAACTATCGTGAAGAAGGATGTAACCATCTTCGCACCCGAGGACTTCGTTGTCAACATCGGTCCGCAGCACCCCGCAACCCACGGCGTATTGCGATTCCGCACAGCCGTCGACGGTGAAACCATCAAGAAAATCGACCTTTACCTCGGTTATATCCACCGCGGTATCGAGAAACTTTGTGAGGGACTCGGCTATCCCCAGACCTTGCATTTCACCGACCGTCTTGACTACCTCTCGGCTCAGCAGAACCGTCATTGCCTGTGCCTGTGTATAGAGAAGGCTCTCGGAATTGAGGTGCCCCGTCGCGCTCAGGTGATACGCGTCATGATGGACGAGCTTATGCGTATATCATCGCACCTGCTGTTCATCGGCACATTCTGTATGGACCTCGGAGCCACTACAATGCTCTTCTATGCAATGCGTGAGCGTGAACGCGTGCTCGACATATTTGAACGTACTTGCGGAGCCCGCATGACATTCAACTACAACTGTATCGGCGGTATAATGGACGACCTCGATGCCGGATTTGTTGACGATGTCAAGGCTCTTATCGAAATAATGCCCAAGTGCCTCAAGGAGTATGACACCATATTCACCGGCAATGTAATCGCACACAACCGTATGGACGGGGTAGGCGTGCTGTCGCGCGAGGATGCCATATCCTATTCGGTTACCGGTCCTGCCGGCCGTGCTTCGGGTTGGGCCTGCGATGTGCGCAAGACCACTCCCTACGGCATATATTCCGAACTTGACTTCGAGGAGGTTGTGCTCCACGAGGGTGACTCGATGGCTCGCTTCAAGGCTCGTATTGAGGAGATCCGTCAGTCGATTCGCATCCTTGAGCAGCTTGTTGACAAAATCCCCGAAGGCGAAATATGTGCAAAGGTTCCCAAGATTGTCAAGTTGCCTGCCGGACACTGGTTCCAGCAGGTGGAGGCAAGTCGTGGCGCATTCGGGGTCTACATCGAGAGCACCGGCGGCACCAGCCCCATGCGCCTGAAGTTCAATTCGCCCTGCTTCAACCTTGCAGGTGTCGTTGACCACATAACCCGTGGCGGAAAGATTGCCGACCTTATCACCATTGGCGGTACGCTCGACTA contains:
- a CDS encoding RNA polymerase sigma factor; the encoded protein is MSKDTPIDDPELVKRLRDSSTCRTAFGKVIARYSEPLYWQIRRMVEDHDDANDLLQNTFMKAWSSIENFRGEAKLSTWLYKIAINESITFLAKERKRMNISIDDEESHLVNLIEADTYIDGDQLALKLRKAIASLPEKQRLVFNMRYYDEMKYEQMSEILGTSVGALKASYHLAAKKIEQYFADND
- the zupT gene encoding zinc transporter ZupT gives rise to the protein MDTVLTTQNILTALLLTLVAGLSTGIGSLMAFFTKTSNTKFLSGALGLSAGVMVYVSFMELMPESLEAMTDVYGDKPGTIYMLLSFFGGMGLIALIDFLIPEDENPHELHNVNTGGNRLKRTGIMLALAIGVHNFPEGIATFVSGLEGLDIALPIVIAIAIHNIPEGIAVSVPIYHATGSRRKALLYSFLSGLAEPVGAVFALIFLMPIWTPLVNSVCLAAVSGIMVFIAFDELLPSAEEYGHHHYAISGVILGMLVMGFGLLLF
- a CDS encoding mechanosensitive ion channel family protein — its product is MSYLLANTEPSTTQSISESTLNALNIDTNGSHFIASLAMKISDWILSPLGLQHSTSAVTWAYAIVVFAIAFIVGYIAKWIIIGAVRHFGNHTQSDLYKYLRQENFFLKLCRMIPAIVFLILIQFTLVYTRSTLANLLTKLTLLYVIYVTAIALSALVGAIWAHFNASRNKRHLPLRGLVQLVRGIICIVAVIIAVAVLVDKSPASLLAGLGAFAAVLMLIFKDSILGLVAGVQLSENDSLHVGDWIKVNGTDANGTVTEVTLTSVKVENWDKTTTMLPPYSLISGSFTNYRSMQVSNTRRIQRSYMIDADSVLPLTPEMLDEFRKIPFMDDFITRKLAQKAAGKVEDVNNSEGLPDGTIDTNLGLFRAYMKMWLDNNKFVDSNSTCFVSTLQQTGGGIPFQIYCFTSTSAWLPYEAMQDTIFEHLAAMLSRFRLYCFEQPSGRDTVIDGFLSPGGKVERVFGMPYPFFNRDASSPVGPENWPVEPKLQSQPSAPSQPASGSGSKQQ
- a CDS encoding TonB-dependent receptor yields the protein MRIKGCTSSMFFFVTLLAGVSALSASAHNVAVEEPDTILSLDEVSVTAIKQSADMRRLPVASTVVGASEVERLNIVTMKDVSEVAPNFYIPDYGSRMTSSIYVRGIGARIDQPVVGLNVDNVPFMNKDNYDFDLVDIERIEILRGPQSTLYGRNTMGGLINIYTLSPMRYQGLRVMGEYGSYNSVKAAVSYYTKLNSRLGMSWAGYFTHTDGHFTNMNNGKKCDHENQGSLRWKTVWNPMANLSVENTLGVQISRQGGYPYEFVETGEINYNDTCFYKRTGITDGLTARWTLDNVVLSSITSFQYIDDNMTLDQDFLPDSYFTLTQKRKEWALTQDFIGRGAIGDYSWLGGLFAFYKHTDMNAPVTFRETGIKELIVDHRNDANPYYPIQWNEDSFVLGSDFLNSVYGVALYHQSAYVLGAWNVALGMRLDLEHNRLRYNSRCNTSYTIYDITKDEPEVYRVDPVNIDDGGRLSKTFLQFLPKLTLTYNFDAGNIYGSVARGYKAGGFNTQMFSDVLQQRIMGLMGLSEKYDVNEIISYKPETSWNYEIGAHFSSTDRRFTADMALFYIDCRDQQLTVFPDGVTTGRIMTNAGRTRSFGAELSMSFRPADRWLLNASYGYTNAKFSKFNNGIADYSGNYIPYAPHNTVFAGVNYTQPVKSKLLDAIALNVNARGVGEIVWDEANKVRQPFYALLGASVRFEKNDFSLTFWGENITGTQYDTFYFVSIGNTFLQRGKPRHIGATLRLQF
- a CDS encoding NADH-quinone oxidoreductase subunit A is translated as MVSVIFGIQNSTLAVVAALTGVALVALALVTAGLISPKSYNAQKGEAYECGIPTRGVSMAQFKVGYYLYAILFLMFDVETVFLYLWAVRMRELGVEGLLCIALFFGILVLGLVYAWRKGALEWK
- a CDS encoding NADH-quinone oxidoreductase subunit B, with product MEVTTKGMPYSEWKDNEYIEKLVKELKDNGTNVVVGTLDNIINWGRSNSIWPLTFATSCCGIEFIALGAARYDMARFGWEVARASPRQADFMMVAGTIVHRMAPVVRRLYDQLAEPKYVIACGGCAISGGPFKNSYHVVKGVEEIIPVDVYVPGCPPRPEAMIYGIMQLSRKIKVEKFFGGVNRQEKQRDFLESHPIDDAQ
- a CDS encoding NADH-quinone oxidoreductase subunit D-related protein, translated to MANIQEKIAKLFPEATFEEGECLLVNIPDAKWHALAKTLKEDSELSYDYLVAIVGVDWTETLGCMYYLTSTKYNTHISVRVSTADREKPMLHSITDLWAVANLYEREVYDYFGIIFINHPDMRRLFLRNDWVGYPLRKDYDASPEVNPVRLDHEEVEDTSVTYVEEADGTIVKKDVTIFAPEDFVVNIGPQHPATHGVLRFRTAVDGETIKKIDLYLGYIHRGIEKLCEGLGYPQTLHFTDRLDYLSAQQNRHCLCLCIEKALGIEVPRRAQVIRVMMDELMRISSHLLFIGTFCMDLGATTMLFYAMRERERVLDIFERTCGARMTFNYNCIGGIMDDLDAGFVDDVKALIEIMPKCLKEYDTIFTGNVIAHNRMDGVGVLSREDAISYSVTGPAGRASGWACDVRKTTPYGIYSELDFEEVVLHEGDSMARFKARIEEIRQSIRILEQLVDKIPEGEICAKVPKIVKLPAGHWFQQVEASRGAFGVYIESTGGTSPMRLKFNSPCFNLAGVVDHITRGGKIADLITIGGTLDYVVPDIDR